One segment of Agromyces albus DNA contains the following:
- a CDS encoding LLM class F420-dependent oxidoreductase → MRLDSPVRLGIQVQPQHAQYTAIRDTVLRLEELGTDIVFNWDHFFPLSGDRDGLHFEAWTMLGAWAEQTERIEFGTLVNCNSYRGADLQADMARTIDHISAKGAGVGRFIFGTGSGWFHRDYDEYGYEFGTAGTRLTALAHALPRIEERWAKLNPPPTRRIPIMIGGKGEQKTLRIVAHHADIWHSFVAPEEIAHKLDVIARWGEKDGRDVSGITVSNELGRGYDVEHADALYDAGVRLFTLGISGPDYDLDRVQHWLRWRDGKNG, encoded by the coding sequence ATGCGTCTTGATTCCCCCGTGCGTCTCGGTATCCAAGTACAGCCGCAGCACGCCCAGTACACCGCCATCCGCGACACCGTGCTCCGCCTTGAAGAGCTCGGCACCGACATCGTCTTCAACTGGGACCACTTCTTCCCCCTCTCGGGCGATCGCGACGGCCTGCACTTCGAGGCGTGGACGATGCTCGGCGCGTGGGCCGAGCAGACCGAGCGCATCGAGTTCGGCACGCTCGTGAACTGCAACTCCTATCGGGGCGCCGACCTGCAGGCCGACATGGCCCGCACCATCGACCACATCAGCGCGAAGGGCGCCGGCGTGGGGCGCTTCATCTTCGGCACCGGGTCGGGCTGGTTCCACCGCGACTACGACGAGTACGGCTACGAGTTCGGCACCGCCGGAACACGGCTCACCGCGCTCGCCCACGCGCTGCCCCGCATCGAGGAGCGCTGGGCGAAGCTGAACCCGCCGCCCACGCGCCGCATCCCGATCATGATCGGCGGCAAGGGCGAGCAGAAGACGCTCCGGATCGTCGCGCACCACGCCGACATCTGGCACTCCTTCGTGGCGCCCGAGGAGATCGCGCACAAGCTCGACGTGATCGCCCGCTGGGGCGAGAAGGACGGCCGGGATGTCTCGGGCATCACGGTGTCGAACGAGCTCGGCCGCGGCTACGACGTCGAGCACGCCGACGCGCTCTACGATGCCGGTGTGCGACTGTTCACGCTCGGCATCTCGGGGCCTGACTACGACCTCGATCGGGTGCAGCACTGGCTCCGCTGGCGCGACGGCAAGAATGGCTGA
- a CDS encoding Lrp/AsnC family transcriptional regulator encodes MDNLDRAILDLLRQNSRAGYGDIGSSVGLSASAVKRRVDRLVADGVIRSFTIQVDPAVDGMSTEAYVELFCRGTVAPDELQRILQGVPEVVYAGTVTGSADAIVHMRARDITSLEDALERVRIAPNVDHTRSAIVLSRLVNRNRD; translated from the coding sequence ATGGACAACCTCGACCGTGCCATCCTCGACCTGTTGCGGCAGAACTCCCGGGCTGGGTACGGCGACATCGGGTCGTCCGTGGGCCTCTCGGCGTCGGCCGTGAAGCGGCGCGTCGACCGGCTCGTCGCCGACGGCGTCATCCGCTCGTTCACGATCCAGGTCGACCCCGCGGTCGACGGCATGAGCACCGAGGCCTACGTCGAGCTGTTCTGCCGGGGCACCGTCGCACCCGACGAACTGCAGCGCATCCTCCAGGGCGTACCCGAAGTGGTCTACGCGGGAACGGTCACGGGCAGCGCCGACGCGATCGTGCACATGCGCGCCCGCGACATCACCTCGCTCGAAGACGCCCTCGAACGCGTGCGAATCGCCCCGAACGTCGACCACACCCGCAGCGCGATCGTGCTTTCGCGACTCGTGAATCGAAACCGGGACTGA
- a CDS encoding TetR/AcrR family transcriptional regulator produces MESPSADPDDRRRGSYAKGVERRQEILDRAIEVFAERGAEGTSLRAIGEAIGISHAALRHYFDSREQLLVAVYRAAEERTHREDPNPPGTTAVGSMTNAARRNHAVPGLVQLYTTLVASALERGHDDAREFATARFARVRAGLVAQIEREQAAGRMRDDVDVASVASLVIAASDGLQVQWLLDPDVDPAPSLELLERLLGVER; encoded by the coding sequence ATGGAGTCGCCCAGTGCCGACCCCGACGATCGCCGCCGGGGGTCATACGCCAAGGGCGTCGAACGACGGCAGGAGATCCTCGACCGAGCCATCGAGGTCTTCGCCGAGCGCGGCGCCGAGGGCACGTCGCTGCGCGCGATCGGTGAGGCGATCGGGATCTCGCACGCTGCGCTGCGCCACTACTTCGACTCACGAGAACAGCTCCTCGTCGCCGTGTACCGCGCCGCAGAGGAGCGCACGCACCGTGAAGACCCGAACCCCCCAGGAACGACCGCCGTCGGCTCGATGACGAATGCCGCGCGCCGCAATCACGCCGTTCCCGGTCTCGTGCAGCTCTACACGACCCTTGTCGCGTCGGCGCTCGAGCGCGGGCACGACGACGCCCGCGAGTTCGCGACAGCGCGCTTCGCCAGGGTCCGCGCCGGGCTCGTCGCGCAGATCGAGCGGGAGCAGGCCGCCGGCCGGATGCGCGACGACGTCGACGTGGCATCCGTCGCCTCGCTCGTGATCGCGGCATCCGATGGCCTGCAGGTGCAGTGGCTGCTCGACCCCGACGTCGATCCCGCCCCCTCGCTCGAACTGCTCGAACGACTCCTCGGCGTCGAACGCTAG
- a CDS encoding ATP-dependent zinc protease family protein — MNETPHSNTIVGWREWVRLPGAGVPWIKAKLDTGARTSSLHAFDVEEAQHGDASMVRFGIHPWQDTGEDAVVVELPIHDRRQVRSSSGHTEERIVVLMEIVLRERAITAEVTLTNRDEMGFRMLIGREALRRGFIVDAARSFLGGRAPRRIRRRNRGRTAAVVE; from the coding sequence GTGAACGAGACTCCCCATTCAAACACCATCGTCGGATGGCGCGAGTGGGTACGTCTGCCCGGAGCCGGCGTGCCGTGGATCAAGGCCAAGCTCGACACCGGCGCGCGAACCTCGTCGCTGCACGCCTTCGACGTGGAGGAGGCGCAGCATGGCGACGCGTCGATGGTCCGATTCGGCATCCACCCGTGGCAGGACACCGGCGAGGACGCCGTCGTCGTCGAGCTGCCGATCCACGATCGCCGACAGGTGCGCAGCTCTTCTGGCCACACCGAGGAGCGCATCGTCGTGCTGATGGAGATCGTGCTTCGAGAACGCGCCATCACCGCCGAGGTGACGCTCACGAACCGCGACGAGATGGGCTTCCGCATGCTCATCGGCCGTGAGGCCCTGCGCCGGGGGTTCATCGTCGACGCGGCGCGATCGTTCCTCGGCGGACGCGCGCCCCGACGCATCCGGCGTCGCAACCGCGGCCGGACTGCCGCGGTGGTCGAGTAG
- a CDS encoding CGNR zinc finger domain-containing protein, producing the protein MSTSLLLDLVNSRLVLGDEVSDELADDTASSAWLKAHGHAGTRAEIADARAAREVLVRFLRGQADATALAPWAGAMRKRAELRDGGLEWVDEVDPALAIGAKAIEEWSALQGEQGSRIRPCAASDCQHFLIDESRANARKWHSMETCGNREKARRHYARVKRGVAAS; encoded by the coding sequence ATGTCTACCTCTCTGCTGCTCGATCTCGTGAACTCGCGCCTCGTGCTCGGCGACGAGGTCAGCGACGAGCTCGCCGACGACACCGCGTCATCCGCGTGGCTCAAGGCCCACGGCCACGCCGGCACCCGCGCTGAGATCGCCGATGCGCGGGCGGCGCGCGAGGTGCTCGTGCGGTTCCTTCGAGGCCAGGCGGATGCCACTGCGCTCGCGCCGTGGGCCGGCGCCATGCGCAAGCGCGCCGAACTGCGCGACGGCGGCCTCGAGTGGGTCGACGAGGTCGACCCCGCGCTCGCGATCGGCGCGAAGGCCATCGAGGAGTGGAGCGCGCTGCAGGGGGAGCAGGGCTCCCGCATCCGGCCGTGCGCCGCCTCCGACTGCCAGCACTTCCTCATCGACGAGAGCCGCGCCAACGCGCGCAAGTGGCACTCGATGGAGACGTGCGGCAACCGCGAGAAGGCGCGCCGCCACTACGCCAGGGTCAAGCGCGGGGTGGCGGCGAGTTGA
- a CDS encoding alpha/beta fold hydrolase produces the protein MSTITVGTENSTPIELYYEDHGSGQPVVLIHGYPLNGRSWEKQAAALLTAGYRVISYDRRGFGLSSQPTVGYDYDTFAADLNTVMETLDLRDVVLVGFSMGTGEVGRYLSTYGSERVAKAAFLASLEPFLLQTDDNPTGVPSSVFEGIEQTAKADRYAWFDDFYQNFYNLDETLGSRISEAAVRASWNVAAGASWFASSAVVQSWLTDFRADIEKVDVPSLILHGTADRILPIDATAREFAKRLPDADYVEIEGAPHGLLWTHAEEVNESLLAFLAKESTQGGAAESRAESFVN, from the coding sequence ATGTCGACCATCACCGTCGGAACCGAGAACAGCACCCCCATCGAGCTGTACTACGAAGACCACGGCTCCGGCCAGCCCGTCGTGCTCATCCACGGCTACCCGCTCAACGGCCGCTCGTGGGAGAAGCAGGCCGCAGCGCTGCTCACCGCCGGCTACCGCGTCATCAGCTACGACCGCCGCGGGTTCGGCCTGTCGAGCCAGCCCACCGTCGGCTACGACTACGACACGTTCGCCGCCGATCTCAACACCGTGATGGAGACCCTCGACCTGCGCGACGTCGTGCTGGTCGGATTCTCGATGGGCACCGGCGAGGTCGGCCGCTACCTCAGCACCTACGGCAGCGAGCGCGTCGCCAAGGCCGCGTTCCTCGCCTCGCTCGAGCCCTTCCTGCTCCAGACCGACGACAACCCCACGGGCGTGCCCTCGTCGGTGTTCGAGGGCATCGAGCAGACCGCGAAGGCCGATCGCTACGCGTGGTTCGACGACTTCTACCAGAACTTCTACAACCTCGACGAGACCCTCGGCAGCCGCATCAGCGAAGCCGCGGTGCGCGCGAGCTGGAACGTCGCCGCCGGCGCCTCGTGGTTCGCGTCCTCGGCCGTGGTGCAATCGTGGCTCACCGACTTCCGCGCCGACATCGAGAAGGTCGACGTGCCCTCGCTCATCCTGCACGGCACCGCCGACCGCATCCTGCCGATCGACGCGACGGCCCGCGAGTTCGCGAAGCGTCTGCCCGACGCCGACTACGTCGAGATCGAGGGCGCCCCGCACGGGCTGCTCTGGACCCACGCCGAAGAGGTCAACGAGTCGCTGCTCGCGTTCCTCGCGAAGGAGTCGACGCAGGGCGGCGCTGCTGAGTCGCGCGCCGAGTCGTTCGTGAACTGA
- a CDS encoding GntR family transcriptional regulator translates to MFEVDPSSAVAPFEQIRVQVIEAVRSGDLAPGSRMPTVRRLAEELGLAANTVARAYRELEHDGVIETRGRNGSFVSATGDPVRQQAQLAASAYADHIARLGVDAEDALVIVRSALGLPAQRG, encoded by the coding sequence ATGTTCGAGGTCGATCCGAGCAGTGCGGTAGCTCCGTTCGAGCAGATTCGCGTGCAGGTGATCGAAGCCGTGCGCAGCGGAGACCTCGCGCCCGGCAGCCGGATGCCCACGGTGCGCCGGCTCGCCGAGGAGCTCGGCCTCGCCGCGAACACCGTCGCCCGCGCCTACCGCGAGCTCGAACACGACGGCGTCATCGAGACGCGAGGACGGAACGGCTCGTTCGTGTCGGCGACCGGCGACCCGGTCCGCCAGCAGGCGCAGCTCGCGGCATCCGCCTATGCCGATCACATCGCCCGGCTCGGAGTCGACGCCGAAGATGCACTCGTGATCGTGCGCTCTGCACTGGGGCTCCCCGCTCAGCGAGGCTGA
- the ddaH gene encoding dimethylargininase yields the protein MCRPEHFTVVYRINPWMNPAEPTDTSLALTQWQTLYETYVGLGFEVQLIDPIEGLPDMVYAANGGFVIDGIAYGAKFTHPERQPEGPAYMEWFREAGFDVRVPEEINEGEGDFLLVGDTILAGTGFRSDSLSHEELGRISGREIVTLRLVDPSFYHLDTAIAVLDPTPGQEHIAYLPSAFDEASVAVLRERYPDAIIVNETDAAVLGLNSFSDGHNVVIASRAADFERQLREHGYNPIGVDLSELLRGGGGVKCCTLELRR from the coding sequence ATGTGCCGTCCTGAGCACTTCACTGTGGTGTACCGCATCAACCCGTGGATGAACCCGGCCGAGCCCACCGACACGAGCCTCGCGCTCACGCAATGGCAGACGCTCTACGAGACCTATGTCGGACTCGGCTTCGAGGTGCAGCTCATCGACCCCATCGAGGGCCTGCCCGACATGGTCTACGCCGCGAACGGCGGATTCGTCATCGACGGCATCGCCTACGGCGCGAAGTTCACCCACCCTGAGCGCCAGCCCGAGGGCCCCGCCTACATGGAGTGGTTCCGCGAGGCCGGTTTCGACGTGCGCGTCCCCGAGGAGATCAACGAGGGCGAAGGCGACTTCCTGCTCGTCGGCGACACGATCCTCGCCGGCACGGGCTTCCGCAGCGACTCGCTCTCGCACGAGGAGCTCGGCCGCATCTCCGGTCGAGAGATCGTGACCCTCCGTCTCGTGGATCCGAGCTTCTACCACCTCGACACCGCCATCGCGGTGCTCGACCCGACGCCCGGCCAGGAGCACATCGCCTACCTGCCGAGCGCGTTCGACGAGGCATCCGTCGCCGTGCTGCGTGAGCGGTACCCCGACGCGATCATCGTCAATGAGACGGATGCCGCGGTGCTCGGCCTGAATTCGTTCAGCGACGGCCACAACGTCGTCATCGCCTCGCGGGCGGCCGACTTCGAGCGGCAGTTGCGCGAGCACGGCTACAACCCGATCGGCGTCGACCTCTCCGAGCTGCTGCGCGGCGGCGGCGGAGTGAAATGCTGCACGCTGGAGCTGCGCCGATGA
- a CDS encoding Gfo/Idh/MocA family protein encodes MGARTGNAVGVGVIGAGNISDTYLEHLTSFPDLEVHVVGDLDLDRARAQAEKHGVRASGGADAVLSHPDVELVVNLTIPAVHAEVSSAAVSAGKHVWSEKPIGIDRASAAALLDQAAAAGVRIGVAPDTVLGPGLQSARRAIARGDIGRPLFAQTTFQWQGPELFHPNPGFLYARGGGPLLDMGPYYVSALVHVFGPVAEVAALGQRGTDIRSVQVGPLAGQSFPVEVPSTVQVLTRFEQGGQAQSLYSTDSPLLRQGVVEISGTEGTIVIPDPNTFGGRIAIVRPLASLDNGPVQEWIDIEQEGVMVGRGLGALDLARAVRNGHTHLASGEIGYHVLDTLLAIEESVEHGGFVPVESTVDVVGMMPADFDPFMRTV; translated from the coding sequence ATGGGCGCGCGCACCGGCAACGCCGTCGGCGTCGGCGTCATCGGCGCCGGCAACATCAGCGACACCTACCTCGAGCACCTCACGAGCTTCCCCGACCTCGAGGTGCACGTCGTCGGCGACCTCGACCTCGACCGCGCGCGAGCCCAGGCCGAGAAGCACGGGGTACGCGCATCCGGGGGCGCCGACGCCGTGCTCTCGCATCCCGACGTCGAGCTCGTCGTGAACCTCACGATCCCCGCCGTGCACGCCGAGGTCTCGTCGGCCGCGGTGTCGGCGGGCAAGCACGTGTGGAGCGAGAAGCCCATCGGCATCGACCGGGCGAGCGCCGCGGCGCTGCTCGACCAGGCCGCAGCGGCGGGCGTGCGCATCGGGGTGGCGCCCGACACCGTGCTAGGCCCCGGGCTGCAGTCCGCCCGGCGCGCGATCGCCCGCGGCGACATCGGCCGCCCCCTGTTCGCCCAGACGACGTTCCAGTGGCAGGGCCCCGAGCTGTTCCACCCCAACCCCGGCTTCCTCTACGCGCGTGGCGGCGGGCCCCTCCTCGACATGGGCCCGTACTACGTGTCGGCGCTCGTGCACGTCTTCGGCCCCGTCGCCGAGGTCGCCGCGCTCGGACAGCGCGGCACCGACATCCGCTCGGTGCAGGTCGGCCCGCTCGCCGGGCAGTCCTTCCCGGTCGAGGTGCCGTCGACCGTGCAGGTGCTGACCCGCTTCGAACAGGGCGGCCAGGCCCAGAGCCTCTACAGCACCGACTCCCCGCTCCTGCGGCAGGGCGTCGTCGAGATCTCGGGCACGGAGGGCACGATCGTCATCCCCGACCCCAACACGTTCGGCGGCCGCATCGCCATCGTGCGCCCGCTCGCCTCACTCGACAACGGCCCCGTCCAGGAGTGGATCGACATCGAGCAGGAGGGTGTCATGGTCGGGCGCGGCCTCGGCGCGCTCGATCTCGCTCGCGCGGTGCGCAACGGCCACACTCACCTCGCGAGCGGCGAGATCGGCTACCACGTGCTCGACACCCTGCTCGCGATCGAGGAGTCGGTCGAGCACGGCGGGTTCGTGCCCGTCGAGAGCACCGTCGACGTGGTCGGCATGATGCCCGCCGACTTCGACCCGTTCATGCGCACGGTCTGA
- the rocD gene encoding ornithine--oxo-acid transaminase yields the protein MSRDVTQATDVTEATGVSERTAAAIRAEDEHAAHNYHPLPVVVERGDGAWVTDVDGRRYLDCLAAYSAVNFGHGNERLLEVARAQLGRITLTSRAFHNDQLGPFVTELAELAGKDMVLPMNTGAEAVESGIKVARAWGYRVKGVAADAANIIVMAGNFHGRTTTIISFSDDTVAHDDFGPYTPGFRTVPYGDAAAVEAAIDDDTVAVLVEPIQGESGILVPSADFLPALREITRRHNVLLIADEIQSGLGRTGSTFACDLVGVVPDLYLLGKALGGGIVPVSAVVGNRDVLGVLQPGQHGSTFGGNPLAAAVGLEVVRMLATGEPQERARTLGAHLHDRLEALVGRGVVAVRGAGLWAGIDIDPELATGRVVCEALMRRGVLVKDTHGSTIRLAPPIVVEQGDLDWAVDQLEAVLEELRGE from the coding sequence ATGAGCCGCGACGTGACCCAGGCGACGGACGTGACCGAGGCGACGGGCGTGAGCGAACGCACGGCCGCGGCCATCCGCGCAGAAGACGAGCACGCGGCGCACAACTACCACCCGCTGCCCGTCGTCGTGGAGCGCGGCGACGGCGCCTGGGTGACGGATGTCGACGGCCGCCGCTACCTCGATTGCCTCGCCGCCTACTCGGCCGTGAACTTCGGCCACGGCAACGAGCGCCTCCTCGAGGTGGCGCGCGCACAGCTCGGCCGCATCACGCTCACGAGCCGCGCGTTCCACAACGACCAGCTCGGCCCGTTCGTGACCGAGCTCGCCGAGCTCGCCGGCAAGGACATGGTGCTGCCCATGAACACGGGCGCCGAAGCCGTGGAGTCGGGCATCAAGGTCGCTCGCGCGTGGGGCTACCGGGTGAAGGGCGTGGCCGCGGATGCCGCGAACATCATCGTGATGGCCGGCAACTTCCACGGCCGCACCACGACGATCATCTCGTTCAGCGACGACACTGTCGCGCACGACGACTTCGGGCCGTACACCCCCGGCTTCCGCACGGTGCCCTACGGCGATGCCGCGGCGGTCGAGGCGGCCATCGACGACGACACCGTCGCGGTGCTCGTCGAGCCGATCCAGGGCGAGTCGGGCATCCTCGTGCCGTCGGCGGACTTCCTGCCGGCGCTGCGCGAGATCACCCGTCGCCACAACGTGCTGCTCATCGCCGACGAGATCCAGTCGGGCCTCGGCCGCACGGGCTCGACGTTCGCGTGCGACCTCGTGGGCGTCGTGCCCGACCTCTACCTGCTCGGCAAGGCCCTCGGCGGCGGCATCGTGCCCGTCTCCGCGGTGGTCGGCAACCGCGACGTGCTGGGAGTGCTCCAGCCGGGCCAGCACGGCTCGACGTTCGGCGGCAACCCGCTCGCAGCAGCGGTCGGCCTCGAGGTCGTGCGCATGCTCGCGACGGGCGAGCCGCAGGAGCGTGCCCGAACCCTCGGCGCGCACTTGCACGATCGACTCGAGGCGCTCGTCGGGCGCGGCGTCGTCGCGGTGCGCGGCGCGGGACTCTGGGCCGGCATCGACATCGACCCCGAGCTCGCGACCGGTCGCGTGGTGTGCGAGGCGCTCATGCGCCGGGGCGTGCTCGTGAAGGACACGCACGGTTCGACGATCCGGCTCGCGCCGCCGATCGTCGTGGAGCAGGGCGATCTCGACTGGGCGGTCGACCAGCTCGAGGCCGTGCTCGAGGAGTTGCGCGGCGAGTGA
- a CDS encoding TetR/AcrR family transcriptional regulator translates to MNSNEATDAASGTSASTPTPEASGHEASGAPSSRAPRGSYAKGQAKRQEIVDAALVVFGRSGYHSGSLREIAKRVNLTLAGLMHHFAGKEELFTEVLRQRDARVQEAAGDVSEFTLLEQMRKVVAYNQTTRGLTSLYTVISAEATDSEHPAHEEFARRYADTATSTRGVLVDAQRDGIIRADIDTAHAARLIAAVMDGLQQQWLLDESVDMTAAFDEFVRGYLLAPRGDA, encoded by the coding sequence ATGAACAGCAATGAGGCGACGGATGCCGCGAGCGGCACAAGCGCGTCGACGCCGACGCCCGAGGCATCGGGGCACGAGGCATCCGGTGCCCCCTCATCGCGCGCGCCGCGCGGCAGTTACGCGAAGGGGCAGGCCAAGCGCCAGGAGATCGTCGACGCAGCGCTCGTGGTATTCGGCCGCAGCGGGTACCACAGCGGATCGCTGCGCGAGATCGCGAAACGGGTCAACCTCACGCTCGCGGGACTCATGCATCACTTCGCCGGCAAGGAGGAGCTCTTCACCGAGGTGCTCCGCCAGCGCGATGCGCGCGTGCAGGAGGCCGCCGGCGACGTGTCGGAGTTCACGCTGCTCGAGCAGATGCGCAAGGTCGTCGCCTACAACCAGACCACTCGCGGCCTTACCTCGCTCTACACGGTGATCTCAGCTGAGGCCACCGACAGCGAGCACCCCGCGCACGAGGAGTTCGCACGGCGGTATGCCGACACCGCGACCTCGACGCGCGGCGTGCTCGTCGATGCCCAACGCGACGGCATCATCCGCGCCGACATCGACACCGCGCACGCCGCCCGACTCATCGCCGCCGTCATGGACGGCCTGCAGCAGCAGTGGCTGCTCGACGAGTCGGTCGACATGACGGCGGCGTTCGACGAGTTCGTGCGTGGCTACCTGCTGGCACCGCGCGGCGACGCCTGA
- a CDS encoding sugar phosphate isomerase/epimerase family protein, translating into MTSSTTSPTTSPTTSIQLFTIREHLERDPDEALGRLADIGYTTVEPYDFVRRAGELAAALSRHGLTAPTGHAFLASPSFIAPDGSGTAIPAPGHDEVFAAARELGMSIVIEPYTDPERWSTREQIEETADLLNAAAATAATHGLRVGYHNHAHELDRDIDGRRGLEILADALDPEVALEVDLYWAARAGVDVVALIGRLGERVRAVHVKDGSLDPELVTAYPPADQVPAGRGAVPLGAAIDAASALEFAVVEYDAYDGDLYDGLAQSREFLAARSVR; encoded by the coding sequence GTGACCTCATCGACGACCTCACCCACGACGTCCCCGACGACCTCCATCCAGCTGTTCACCATTCGCGAGCACCTGGAACGCGACCCCGACGAGGCGCTCGGTCGCCTCGCCGACATCGGCTATACGACGGTGGAGCCCTACGACTTCGTGCGCCGTGCAGGCGAGCTCGCCGCCGCGCTCAGCCGGCATGGGCTCACCGCGCCCACGGGCCACGCGTTCCTCGCCTCGCCGTCGTTCATCGCGCCCGACGGCAGCGGCACCGCGATCCCGGCCCCCGGCCACGACGAGGTCTTCGCCGCGGCGCGCGAACTCGGCATGTCGATCGTGATCGAGCCGTACACCGACCCCGAGCGCTGGTCGACCCGAGAGCAGATCGAGGAGACCGCCGACCTCCTGAACGCGGCCGCCGCCACAGCGGCCACGCACGGCCTGCGCGTCGGCTATCACAACCACGCGCACGAGCTCGACCGCGACATCGACGGCCGGCGTGGCCTCGAGATCCTCGCCGACGCACTCGACCCCGAGGTCGCGCTCGAAGTCGACCTCTACTGGGCGGCCCGCGCGGGCGTCGACGTCGTGGCCCTCATCGGACGGCTCGGCGAGCGCGTGCGCGCCGTGCACGTGAAGGACGGCAGCCTCGACCCCGAGCTCGTCACGGCCTACCCACCGGCCGACCAGGTGCCCGCCGGCCGTGGAGCGGTGCCGCTCGGCGCCGCCATCGACGCGGCATCCGCCCTCGAGTTCGCGGTCGTCGAGTACGACGCCTACGACGGCGACCTCTACGACGGACTCGCGCAGAGCCGCGAGTTCCTCGCCGCGCGGAGTGTCCGCTGA
- a CDS encoding RimK family alpha-L-glutamate ligase, protein MKLAILSRAPQAYSTQRLRAAAEQRGHQVKVLDTLRFAIDLSGPEPDLQYRGRPLSDYDAVLPRIGNSVTYYGTAVVRQFEQMDVFTPNTANGITNSRDKLRANQILSRHNIGMPATAFVRNRADVRPAIERVGGAPVVIKLLEGTQGIGVILAPEVKVAEAIIETLHSTKQNVLIQRFIKESRGRDIRALVVGDRVVAAMRRSASGDEFRSNVHRGGTVEAVELTPEFEQAAVRSAQIMGLRVAGVDMLEGDEGPLVMEVNSSPGLEGIETATKLDVAGAIVDHIANQVAFPEIDVRQRLTVSTGYGVAELVVHGGADLVGTTLGDSGLSERDITVLTLHRGTTVIPNPRRSVELQAEDRLLCFGKLEEMRSMIPERRRRRAKVRKLPKQPIPES, encoded by the coding sequence ATGAAACTGGCGATCCTCTCGCGCGCCCCGCAGGCGTACTCGACGCAGCGACTCCGAGCGGCCGCGGAACAACGCGGACACCAGGTGAAGGTGCTCGACACCCTGCGCTTCGCGATCGATCTCTCGGGCCCCGAGCCCGACCTGCAGTACCGCGGGCGGCCGCTGTCCGACTACGACGCGGTGCTGCCGAGGATCGGCAACTCGGTCACCTACTACGGCACGGCCGTGGTGCGGCAGTTCGAGCAGATGGACGTCTTCACGCCCAACACGGCGAACGGCATCACGAACTCACGTGACAAGCTGCGCGCCAACCAGATCCTCTCCCGGCACAACATCGGCATGCCGGCCACGGCCTTCGTGCGGAATCGCGCCGACGTGCGGCCCGCGATCGAGCGGGTGGGCGGAGCGCCGGTCGTCATCAAGCTGCTCGAGGGAACGCAGGGCATCGGCGTCATCCTCGCGCCAGAGGTCAAGGTCGCCGAGGCGATCATCGAGACCCTGCACTCGACGAAGCAGAACGTGCTGATCCAGCGGTTCATCAAGGAGAGCCGCGGACGCGACATCCGCGCCCTCGTCGTCGGCGATCGCGTGGTCGCGGCCATGCGCCGGAGCGCGAGCGGCGACGAGTTCCGGTCGAACGTCCATCGCGGTGGCACGGTGGAGGCCGTCGAGCTGACACCGGAGTTCGAGCAGGCGGCGGTGCGCTCGGCGCAGATCATGGGGCTCAGGGTCGCCGGGGTCGACATGCTCGAGGGCGACGAGGGTCCGCTCGTGATGGAGGTGAACTCCTCGCCCGGCCTCGAGGGCATCGAAACCGCGACGAAGCTCGACGTCGCCGGCGCGATCGTCGACCACATCGCGAACCAGGTCGCGTTCCCCGAGATCGACGTGCGCCAGCGCCTCACCGTCTCGACGGGCTACGGCGTCGCCGAGCTCGTCGTGCACGGCGGAGCCGACCTGGTCGGCACGACCCTCGGCGACTCGGGACTCTCCGAGCGCGACATCACCGTGCTCACGCTGCACCGCGGCACGACCGTCATCCCGAACCCGCGGCGCAGCGTGGAGCTGCAGGCTGAAGACCGGCTGCTCTGCTTCGGCAAGCTCGAGGAGATGCGTTCGATGATCCCCGAGCGGCGGCGGCGTCGCGCGAAGGTGCGGAAGCTGCCCAAGCAGCCGATCCCCGAGAGCTGA
- a CDS encoding toxin-antitoxin system YwqK family antitoxin: MTDAASSTPSESAPNALDEDGRKHGHWQEHFADGRVSAEGRYEHGVQQGPWRYWYRNGQLKAAGNRLDDTLDGHWRWWREDGGPLQEGAFVRNEQHGEWRRWHSSGELLDEGEYDEGRKIGMWRSYHPDGSLKQERSHQPLH, translated from the coding sequence ATGACGGATGCCGCGAGCAGCACGCCGAGCGAGTCGGCGCCGAACGCCCTCGACGAAGACGGCCGCAAGCACGGCCACTGGCAGGAGCATTTCGCCGACGGCCGGGTCTCGGCCGAAGGCCGCTACGAGCACGGCGTGCAACAGGGCCCCTGGCGGTACTGGTACCGGAACGGCCAGCTGAAGGCGGCCGGCAACCGGCTCGACGACACGCTCGACGGCCACTGGCGCTGGTGGCGCGAAGACGGCGGCCCGCTGCAGGAGGGCGCCTTCGTGCGCAACGAGCAGCACGGCGAGTGGCGGCGGTGGCACTCGAGCGGCGAGCTGCTCGACGAAGGCGAATACGACGAGGGCCGCAAGATCGGCATGTGGCGCAGCTACCACCCCGACGGCAGCCTCAAGCAGGAGAGATCGCATCAGCCGCTCCACTAG